One window of the Falco biarmicus isolate bFalBia1 chromosome 2, bFalBia1.pri, whole genome shotgun sequence genome contains the following:
- the SERTM1 gene encoding serine-rich and transmembrane domain-containing protein 1, with amino-acid sequence MSEPDPSSGFVGNMENGTFLELYPTSLSTSVDSSPGRLSNVYVYVSIFLSLLAFLLLLLIIALQRLKNIISSSSSYPEYNSDAGSSFTNLEVCSISSQRSALSNLSS; translated from the coding sequence atgtCAGAACCTGACCCTTCATCTGGATTTGTAGGAAACATGGAAAATGGGACTTTTCTGGAGCTGTATCCCACATCCCTTTCAACTTCAGTGGATTCATCACCTGGCCGTTTATCCAACGTCTATGTCTATGTTTCTATATTCCTTAGTCTCttagcttttctccttttgctatTGATCATTGCACTTCAGAGGctgaaaaacataatttcttccAGTTCCTCCTACCCAGAATATAATAGTGATGCTGGAAGTTCTTTCACTAATTTAGAGGTTTGTAGTATTTCTTCCCAGCGCTCTGCTCTCTCAAACCTTTCTTCATGA